A region from the Natronomonas salsuginis genome encodes:
- a CDS encoding helix-turn-helix domain-containing protein, with translation MEPDPDPSRFRDLMLDSEPGFEEVLRCVFGIQDHEARLYLELLNAPDSTVAELAETVDRDRSNVNRGLTTLMEKHLVDRRRRLLDSGGHVYQYRATAPEEARELMHETLNEWAAYVHERIDEFP, from the coding sequence ATGGAACCCGACCCGGATCCATCGCGTTTTCGCGATCTCATGCTCGACTCGGAGCCCGGCTTCGAGGAGGTGCTTCGGTGCGTCTTCGGCATACAGGACCACGAAGCGCGGCTGTATCTCGAACTCCTGAACGCCCCCGACAGCACCGTCGCGGAGCTCGCGGAGACCGTCGATCGCGATCGGAGCAACGTCAACCGTGGACTCACGACGCTCATGGAGAAACACCTCGTCGATCGCCGCCGTCGACTACTCGACAGCGGTGGACACGTCTATCAGTATCGAGCGACCGCGCCGGAGGAGGCCCGCGAACTGATGCACGAGACGCTGAACGAGTGGGCCGCCTACGTCCACGAGCGGATCGACGAGTTCCCGTGA
- a CDS encoding DUF7331 family protein: protein MSAPLENDPDGDSPPQQGGEYVELTLETGEIVIYRADNPSAWIQSDTAVELSSSA from the coding sequence ATGTCCGCACCACTCGAAAACGATCCTGACGGTGACAGCCCGCCCCAACAGGGTGGCGAGTACGTCGAGTTGACGCTCGAAACCGGCGAGATCGTCATCTATCGAGCGGACAACCCAAGCGCGTGGATCCAATCGGACACGGCTGTCGAACTCTCCTCGTCCGCGTGA
- the thrC gene encoding threonine synthase: MADLALPDAPDAPGVADDGVWLHCIECGRDHAPFDDIIYTCPDCGGLLEARYDRYPTFDGFDGRGVWRYNVALPFEAGVTLPEGDTPLHRVPRLRESIGVRNLRIKHEGMNPTGSFKDRGMTVGVRVAEELGVDRLACASTGNTSAALAAYGARAGLQTLVLLPAGKVAAGKIAQASLHGARILEVDGNFDACLDIVQGLADRGEAYLLNSLNPFRLEGQKTIGLEILEAFRDDHGRFPDRIVLPVGNAGNTAALYKCFRELVAGGDLAEEDVPKLTGVQAEGAAPMVEAIEEGLEDTRRWEHVETIATAIRIGNPVNAPKALPGIRATGGTAVSVSDSGITAAQRDLAEEGVGVEPASAASVAGLRKLREEGVVDADEDVVCLTTGHLLKDPDAAAAAGSDPEPVANSTEAVLEHLAE; the protein is encoded by the coding sequence ATGGCAGACCTCGCACTTCCCGACGCACCTGACGCGCCCGGCGTGGCAGACGACGGCGTGTGGCTCCACTGTATCGAGTGTGGGCGCGATCACGCGCCGTTCGACGACATCATCTACACCTGCCCGGACTGCGGTGGGCTCCTCGAGGCGCGATACGACCGATACCCGACGTTCGACGGGTTTGACGGACGCGGCGTCTGGCGGTACAACGTGGCGTTGCCGTTCGAGGCGGGTGTCACGCTTCCCGAAGGAGACACGCCGCTACACCGGGTCCCGCGCCTCCGCGAGTCGATCGGGGTTCGGAACCTCCGGATCAAACACGAGGGCATGAACCCGACTGGCTCGTTCAAGGACCGCGGGATGACGGTCGGCGTTCGCGTGGCCGAGGAACTCGGCGTCGATCGGCTGGCATGCGCGTCGACCGGGAACACCTCCGCCGCGCTCGCCGCCTACGGCGCGCGGGCGGGTCTGCAGACGCTCGTGTTGTTGCCCGCCGGGAAGGTCGCCGCGGGCAAGATCGCCCAAGCGAGCCTCCACGGGGCACGAATCCTCGAAGTCGACGGCAACTTCGACGCGTGTCTCGACATCGTCCAGGGCCTCGCCGATCGGGGCGAAGCGTATCTCCTCAACTCGCTAAACCCGTTCCGATTGGAGGGCCAAAAGACGATCGGGCTCGAGATACTCGAGGCGTTCCGCGACGACCACGGTCGGTTCCCCGACCGGATCGTCCTCCCGGTCGGTAACGCCGGCAACACCGCCGCACTGTACAAGTGCTTCCGCGAACTGGTCGCCGGGGGCGACCTCGCCGAAGAGGACGTGCCGAAGCTGACCGGCGTGCAGGCGGAGGGTGCCGCACCGATGGTTGAGGCCATCGAGGAGGGCCTCGAGGACACGCGCCGCTGGGAGCACGTCGAGACGATCGCGACCGCGATCCGGATCGGCAACCCGGTGAACGCGCCGAAGGCGCTGCCGGGCATCCGCGCGACCGGCGGCACGGCGGTCTCCGTTTCCGATTCGGGGATCACGGCCGCCCAGCGCGACCTCGCCGAGGAGGGCGTCGGCGTCGAGCCGGCCTCGGCGGCCTCGGTCGCCGGCCTCCGAAAGCTCCGCGAGGAGGGCGTCGTCGACGCCGACGAGGACGTCGTCTGTCTCACCACCGGCCACCTGCTGAAGGACCCCGACGCCGCCGCCGCGGCCGGCAGCGATCCCGAACCGGTGGCCAACAGCACCGAAGCGGTCCTCGAACATCTCGCCGAGTGA